One window of the Haloarcula halobia genome contains the following:
- the sod gene encoding superoxide dismutase, producing MSEHSDPELPPLPYDYDALEPHISEQVLTWHHDTHHQGYVNGLDAAEKTLAENRESGDHSSTAGALGNVTHNGCGHYLHTLFWDNMDPNGGGEPEGALRDRIEADFGSYEGWKAEFEAAAGAAGGWALLVYDPVAKQLRNVKVDKHDQGALWGAHPILALDVWEHSYYYDYGPDRGSFIDAFFEVVDWDHVAAEFEKSVGHFE from the coding sequence ATGTCCGAACACTCTGACCCGGAACTTCCACCACTTCCGTACGACTACGACGCACTGGAACCCCACATCTCCGAACAGGTGCTCACCTGGCACCACGACACCCACCATCAGGGCTACGTAAACGGCCTCGACGCCGCCGAGAAGACGCTGGCCGAGAACCGCGAGTCGGGAGACCACTCCTCGACCGCCGGGGCACTCGGCAACGTCACACACAACGGGTGTGGCCACTATCTCCACACGCTGTTCTGGGACAACATGGACCCGAACGGCGGCGGGGAACCCGAGGGCGCGCTCCGTGACCGCATCGAGGCGGACTTCGGCTCCTACGAGGGCTGGAAGGCCGAGTTCGAGGCCGCCGCGGGCGCCGCCGGTGGCTGGGCGCTCCTGGTCTACGACCCCGTCGCCAAGCAGCTGCGCAACGTCAAGGTCGACAAGCACGACCAGGGCGCGCTCTGGGGCGCACATCCCATCCTGGCGCTCGACGTCTGGGAGCACTCCTACTACTACGACTACGGCCCGGACCGCGGCAGCTTCATCGACGCCTTCTTCGAGGTCGTCGACTGGGACCACGTCGCAGCGGAGTTCGAGAAGTCGGTCGGTCACTTCGAGTAA
- a CDS encoding ATPase codes for MNLLVAGADRVDAGKTTFTVGLLERTGARGFKPRAGNNYWFDHDDYERASAEERLYGKDAKRLAAATADDVSPEDINPVHRLWHPSAGAGTGLLGREHEQFVVDRVGEEFVVNGTVDLPPSVEERLPLANAPRVTSVTDFNDLMAAMHVPALEAVAEDIAAAKRAVVESYGDVARPLSGFEPDAVAVVEPGRARFYDGRRYAKACEIASGSPEEGQLEERVGNVVDLIERTGAVKLPALTSEARRDPAAVAEAYDHAYDTLLATAFD; via the coding sequence ATGAACCTCCTGGTTGCCGGCGCCGACCGGGTCGACGCCGGCAAGACGACGTTCACCGTCGGGTTGCTCGAACGGACCGGCGCGCGCGGCTTCAAACCGAGGGCCGGGAACAACTACTGGTTCGACCACGACGACTACGAGCGGGCGTCGGCCGAGGAGCGCCTCTACGGGAAGGACGCGAAGCGACTGGCCGCGGCGACGGCCGACGACGTCTCGCCCGAGGACATAAACCCCGTCCATCGCCTCTGGCACCCCTCGGCCGGCGCGGGGACCGGCCTGTTGGGCCGCGAGCACGAACAGTTCGTCGTCGACCGGGTGGGTGAGGAGTTCGTCGTCAACGGCACCGTCGACCTGCCGCCCTCCGTCGAGGAGCGCCTCCCGCTCGCGAACGCGCCCCGCGTGACGTCGGTCACCGACTTCAACGACCTCATGGCCGCGATGCACGTCCCGGCCCTCGAAGCCGTCGCCGAGGACATCGCCGCGGCGAAGCGTGCGGTCGTCGAGTCGTACGGCGACGTCGCCCGCCCGCTCTCGGGGTTCGAACCCGACGCCGTCGCCGTCGTCGAGCCCGGCCGCGCGCGGTTCTACGACGGCCGGCGGTACGCGAAGGCCTGCGAGATCGCGTCCGGGAGCCCCGAGGAGGGACAGTTAGAGGAGCGGGTCGGGAACGTCGTGGACCTCATCGAGCGAACCGGCGCCGTCAAGCTCCCGGCGCTGACGAGCGAGGCCCGACGCGACCCGGCGGCGGTCGCAGAGGCCTACGACCACGCCTACGACACGCTGCTGGCGACGGCGTTCGACTGA
- a CDS encoding MBL fold metallo-hydrolase, giving the protein MIRNLARGVQAFTSNAFLVTGERTVLVDVGNEFDIVSAVREDTDDLDAVVLTHTHHDHVGNLGAVVDAFDVDVWGQDPTQDGVDHAVDDGETVQLGDHGYLAVHTPGHKDDHLCFYSATAGVLFAGDLVFANGGFGRTDLEEGDRDVLVDSIDRVLDVVDEDFGEMHTGHGPSVTDTPYRDVELSWQAARF; this is encoded by the coding sequence ATGATTCGGAACCTCGCACGCGGCGTCCAGGCGTTTACCAGCAACGCGTTCCTCGTCACCGGCGAGCGAACCGTCCTCGTCGACGTGGGCAACGAGTTCGACATCGTCAGTGCGGTCCGGGAGGACACCGACGACCTGGACGCCGTCGTGCTGACACACACCCACCACGACCACGTCGGGAACCTCGGAGCCGTCGTCGACGCCTTCGACGTCGACGTGTGGGGCCAGGACCCGACACAGGACGGCGTCGACCACGCCGTCGACGACGGCGAGACGGTCCAGCTGGGCGACCACGGCTACCTGGCCGTCCACACGCCGGGTCACAAGGACGACCACCTCTGCTTTTACTCGGCGACCGCGGGCGTGCTCTTCGCGGGTGACCTGGTCTTCGCCAACGGGGGTTTCGGCCGCACCGACCTCGAGGAGGGCGACAGGGACGTCCTCGTCGACAGCATCGACAGGGTACTCGACGTCGTCGACGAGGACTTCGGCGAGATGCACACCGGCCATGGCCCGAGCGTCACCGACACTCCGTACCGCGACGTCGAGCTGTCCTGGCAGGCGGCCCGGTTCTGA
- a CDS encoding DUF5827 family protein gives MPAKKADYDEILSFELHEPVDILDSELLYTIPELARLLQGLPADAELNEFNESVFIDWAIPWMIYNQDDLVFAEPSDEDVVGLYGLADE, from the coding sequence ATGCCTGCGAAGAAAGCCGACTACGACGAGATTCTGTCGTTCGAGTTGCACGAACCGGTGGACATCCTCGACTCCGAGCTGCTCTACACGATTCCCGAACTGGCCCGGCTGCTGCAGGGCCTGCCCGCCGATGCCGAGCTCAACGAGTTCAACGAGTCGGTGTTCATCGACTGGGCCATCCCGTGGATGATTTACAACCAGGACGACCTGGTCTTTGCCGAACCGAGCGACGAAGACGTGGTCGGCCTCTACGGCCTCGCAGACGAATGA